The sequence below is a genomic window from Betaproteobacteria bacterium.
ACCCGCCTTGGCCGCGGTCGCCTGCCCGCTGTTGGACTGGGTCAACAGGCTGACCCGAGGCGTATATCCCTCTGTCACCGACCTCGAACCATCCGTCGATCCGTCATCGACGACGATCACTTCGACCCGCGGCCAATCCAGCGCCAGCGCGCTCTCGATGGCCGCTGCCACGAACTGCGCGTAGTTGTAGTTGCAGATGATGACCGACACCAGGCTCGCCG
It includes:
- a CDS encoding glycosyltransferase family 2 protein; the encoded protein is MLDPASLVSVIICNYNYAQFVAAAIESALALDWPRVEVIVVDDGSTDGSRSVTEGYTPRVSLLTQSNSGQATAAKAG